The following coding sequences are from one Shewanella eurypsychrophilus window:
- the rng gene encoding ribonuclease G, producing the protein MSRVARNRVQQKIGSELLINVTPTEARVALVEHGVLQEVHIERRMKRGLVGNIYKGKVSRVLPGMQAAFVDIGLDKAAFLHASDIVPHTECVADVEKGNFVVRDIAQLVRQGQDIMVQVVKDPLGTKGARLTTDITLPSRYLVFMPGSSHIGVSQRIESEKVRARLKGLTEPFVDEDGGFIIRTAAESAGEQELVQDAAFLRRVWAKVSERRKRRGVSLLYQDLALPVRIVRDFVGTELDQIQVDASQTFDELQSFTQEFMPEIADKIVHYSGPVPIFDLYDVENEVQRALGRKVELKSGGYLIIDQTEAMTTVDINTGAFVGHRNLAETIFNTNLEATHAIARQLRLRNLGGIIIIDFIDMLNAEHQKRVLNSLELALSNDRVKTNISGFSGLGLVEMTRKRTRESLEHVLCGECPSCSGSGSLKTVETVSYELFREIIRLDRGYDADEFLVYCAPAVFNSLTGEESHLVAELGVYIGKRVRFQNEPMYAQNQFDVVIM; encoded by the coding sequence ATGAGTCGCGTCGCCAGAAATAGAGTACAGCAAAAGATAGGTTCTGAACTATTGATCAATGTGACCCCAACAGAAGCAAGAGTCGCTTTGGTTGAGCACGGTGTGCTGCAAGAGGTCCATATTGAAAGGCGGATGAAGCGTGGCTTAGTGGGTAATATTTACAAGGGTAAGGTCAGTCGTGTTTTACCTGGGATGCAAGCCGCATTTGTCGACATCGGTCTGGATAAAGCGGCTTTTTTACATGCATCCGATATCGTGCCTCACACAGAGTGTGTTGCCGACGTCGAGAAGGGTAACTTCGTCGTGCGTGATATCGCTCAGCTGGTAAGGCAGGGTCAGGATATCATGGTACAAGTGGTGAAAGATCCATTAGGCACCAAGGGTGCACGTCTGACGACTGATATTACGCTTCCTTCTCGATACTTAGTATTTATGCCAGGTTCGAGTCACATCGGCGTGTCTCAGCGCATTGAGTCAGAGAAAGTTCGCGCTCGTTTGAAAGGTTTGACCGAGCCCTTTGTTGATGAAGATGGCGGATTTATTATTCGTACAGCTGCTGAAAGTGCCGGTGAACAAGAGCTGGTACAAGATGCGGCTTTCCTTCGTCGAGTGTGGGCTAAAGTGAGCGAGCGACGCAAGCGCCGAGGCGTGTCACTGCTATATCAAGATTTAGCCCTCCCAGTGCGTATCGTGCGTGACTTTGTCGGTACTGAGTTAGATCAAATTCAAGTCGATGCGAGTCAGACGTTCGATGAGCTGCAAAGTTTTACTCAGGAATTTATGCCTGAAATTGCCGACAAAATTGTACATTATTCAGGTCCAGTGCCTATTTTTGACCTCTATGATGTTGAAAATGAAGTACAGCGTGCGCTTGGGCGTAAAGTCGAGCTTAAATCCGGTGGTTACCTCATCATAGATCAGACCGAGGCGATGACGACTGTCGATATCAATACCGGTGCATTTGTGGGTCATCGTAATCTCGCAGAAACCATTTTCAATACGAACCTTGAAGCCACCCACGCCATTGCTCGTCAGCTTAGGCTGCGTAATCTAGGTGGTATCATCATTATCGATTTTATCGATATGCTAAATGCCGAACATCAAAAGCGTGTTTTAAATAGCTTAGAGCTGGCGTTATCGAACGATCGAGTCAAAACTAATATAAGTGGCTTCTCTGGTCTTGGTTTGGTTGAGATGACCCGTAAGCGTACCAGAGAAAGTTTAGAGCATGTTTTGTGCGGTGAATGTCCATCTTGTTCGGGTTCTGGTAGCTTGAAAACGGTTGAAACTGTCTCTTACGAGCTATTTAGAGAAATAATTAGACTAGATCGTGGCTATGATGCCGATGAGTTCTTGGTCTACTGTGCCCCAGCCGTTTTTAATAGCCTTACGGGGGAAGAGAGCCATCTAGTTGCTGAGCTCGGTGTCTATATCGGTAAGCGTGTTAGGTTCCAGAATGAGCCCATGTATGCTCAAAATCAGTTTGATGTGGTAATAATGTAG
- a CDS encoding rod shape-determining protein: MFKKLRGIFSNDLSIDLGTANTLIYVRDEGIVLNEPSVVAIRGERGRSGQKSVAAVGTEAKLMLGRTPGNIQAIRPMKDGVIADFYVTEKMLQHFIKQVHNNSVFRPSPRVLVCVPVGATQVERRAIRESAMGAGAREVYLIEEPMAAAIGAGLPVSEATGSMVVDIGGGTTEVAIISLNGVVYSSSVRIGGDKFDDAIINYVRRNYGSLIGEATAERIKHTIGTAYPGDEVLEIEVRGRNLAEGVPRSFTLNSNEILEALQEPLSGIVSAVMVALEQSPPELASDISERGMVLTGGGALIRDLDRLLMQETGIPVMVADDPLTCVARGGGKALEMIDVHGGDLFSEET, translated from the coding sequence ATGTTCAAGAAGCTGCGTGGCATTTTTTCTAACGATCTTTCGATCGATTTGGGTACGGCTAACACCTTAATTTACGTTCGTGATGAAGGCATAGTGTTAAACGAGCCTTCTGTTGTTGCTATTCGTGGTGAACGAGGACGTAGCGGGCAGAAGTCCGTGGCAGCTGTTGGTACTGAAGCTAAGCTGATGTTGGGTCGTACTCCCGGTAATATTCAAGCTATTCGTCCAATGAAAGATGGCGTTATCGCCGATTTCTATGTGACCGAAAAGATGCTTCAGCATTTTATTAAGCAAGTTCACAACAACAGCGTATTCCGTCCAAGCCCAAGAGTCTTGGTTTGTGTACCTGTAGGCGCGACACAAGTAGAACGCCGTGCAATTCGTGAATCTGCAATGGGTGCTGGTGCTCGTGAAGTGTATTTGATTGAAGAGCCTATGGCTGCGGCAATCGGTGCAGGGCTTCCTGTTTCTGAAGCTACTGGCTCAATGGTTGTCGACATTGGTGGCGGCACGACTGAGGTTGCTATCATTTCACTCAATGGTGTGGTGTATTCATCTTCTGTACGCATTGGTGGTGACAAGTTTGATGATGCGATTATCAACTATGTACGTCGTAACTACGGTAGCTTGATTGGTGAAGCAACTGCCGAGCGTATCAAGCATACGATTGGTACAGCATACCCAGGTGACGAAGTTTTAGAGATTGAGGTTCGTGGCCGCAACTTAGCCGAAGGCGTACCGCGTAGTTTTACGCTGAACAGTAATGAGATTTTAGAAGCACTACAAGAGCCTTTATCTGGCATTGTCAGTGCTGTGATGGTTGCGTTAGAGCAGTCTCCGCCAGAATTGGCCTCAGATATCTCTGAGCGTGGCATGGTACTGACCGGCGGTGGTGCATTAATCCGCGACTTGGATCGCTTGCTCATGCAGGAAACTGGTATTCCAGTTATGGTTGCTGATGATCCGCTAACGTGTGTAGCACGTGGTGGTGGTAAGGCGCTAGAGATGATTGATGTGCACGGTGGCGACCTATTCTCCGAAGAGACTTAA
- the mreC gene encoding rod shape-determining protein MreC produces MKPIFARGISNQFRLTLAIILSVILIVANGRLDPVRKSISSVLSPLQYVANTPGALLDWSAESLATRNMLTKQNKALLRQQLLMSERLQRFEHLRQENDRLRDLLGSPVHMDAKKVVAEVMEVASDPYHQYVVLNQGVRTGVFVGQPVVDAQGVVGQVVQVSELTSRVLLLSDVTHGIPVRITRNDVRLVVNGTGVLDELELKYVSKSTDIRVGDLLVSSGLGNRFPEGYPVARVMSVIKDDGQSYATVTAQPLAALDRIRYLLLIWPDELEDSEHVPGESLGKVSHENKPEVSL; encoded by the coding sequence ATGAAGCCAATTTTTGCTCGTGGTATTTCAAACCAGTTTAGATTAACACTGGCTATTATCTTGTCGGTGATCCTTATCGTGGCCAACGGCCGGCTCGACCCTGTTCGTAAATCCATCTCTTCTGTACTTAGCCCTCTGCAATACGTTGCCAACACCCCCGGTGCCCTGCTGGATTGGTCTGCTGAAAGTTTGGCTACTCGCAATATGCTCACCAAGCAGAATAAAGCGCTTTTACGTCAGCAACTGTTAATGAGTGAGCGTCTGCAGCGCTTCGAACATCTAAGACAAGAAAATGATCGCCTGCGTGATCTGCTTGGCTCTCCTGTGCATATGGATGCCAAGAAAGTGGTTGCCGAGGTGATGGAAGTCGCCAGTGATCCTTATCATCAGTATGTGGTGTTAAACCAAGGGGTGAGAACCGGTGTTTTTGTTGGTCAGCCTGTGGTTGATGCTCAAGGTGTCGTAGGTCAAGTCGTGCAAGTCAGTGAGTTGACGAGTCGAGTTCTTTTGCTCTCTGATGTCACTCATGGCATTCCAGTGCGGATAACTAGAAATGACGTTCGCTTAGTGGTTAACGGTACGGGCGTGCTCGATGAGCTCGAGCTTAAATATGTGTCTAAGAGTACCGATATTCGAGTCGGTGACTTATTGGTGTCATCTGGGCTCGGCAATCGCTTTCCTGAGGGATACCCAGTTGCTCGGGTTATGAGCGTGATAAAAGATGATGGCCAGAGCTATGCCACTGTAACGGCTCAACCATTGGCTGCATTAGATCGAATTCGGTATTTACTCTTGATTTGGCCCGATGAGCTTGAAGATAGTGAGCATGTTCCAGGCGAAAGCCTAGGTAAAGTATCGCATGAGAATAAACCTGAGGTGAGCCTATGA
- a CDS encoding Maf family protein, producing the protein MIYSTELVLASASPRRKELLSQLGFSRADFSFTTLSADIDESHIAGETAEVFVLRLAVEKAQAGLALTHVDNAVVLGSDTIVVLGDKILGKPVDEADAMAMLSQLSGETHHVMTAVALTDGTTTVTRLVETKVTFSQLSEQDIQAYIATGEPMDKAGAYGIQALGGSFVARIDGSYSAVVGLPMVETRELLKEMKVL; encoded by the coding sequence ATGATTTATTCTACTGAACTCGTATTAGCATCGGCATCGCCGCGACGTAAAGAGCTGCTCTCTCAGCTGGGATTCTCCCGCGCAGATTTTAGCTTCACAACGCTGTCAGCCGATATCGACGAGAGCCATATAGCGGGTGAAACGGCTGAGGTTTTCGTCTTGCGTCTTGCTGTTGAAAAAGCGCAAGCCGGACTCGCACTGACTCACGTTGATAATGCTGTGGTGCTAGGTTCAGATACCATAGTGGTATTGGGCGATAAGATCTTAGGCAAACCCGTAGATGAAGCAGATGCTATGGCTATGCTTTCTCAGTTATCTGGTGAAACTCATCATGTGATGACTGCGGTAGCCCTAACGGATGGCACGACGACTGTAACGCGTTTGGTTGAGACTAAAGTGACATTCAGTCAGTTGAGCGAGCAAGATATTCAGGCCTATATCGCCACAGGTGAACCTATGGATAAAGCGGGTGCTTACGGTATCCAAGCTTTAGGTGGCAGTTTTGTTGCGCGTATTGATGGCAGTTACTCCGCTGTAGTGGGTTTACCTATGGTTGAGACCCGTGAGCTGCTAAAAGAGATGAAAGTTTTATAA
- the mreD gene encoding rod shape-determining protein MreD, which yields MSMHIANGRWVVWLSLLVAMLLQIMPLPDIVEAWRPDWLLLVIIYWAMALPHRYNILSAWVLGVILDILLGAHLGVRALSMSLVVYVVVLHFQRLRNFPMWQQALMIASLVCLHHLVVFWVQFVVSTVSFDESIFLPAISGLIIWPWIFWMLRRLRRLYKVR from the coding sequence ATGAGCATGCACATTGCCAACGGCCGCTGGGTTGTTTGGTTAAGCCTGTTAGTCGCCATGTTATTACAGATAATGCCATTGCCTGATATCGTGGAGGCTTGGCGTCCTGACTGGCTATTGCTGGTGATTATATACTGGGCTATGGCTCTTCCGCATAGATATAACATCTTATCGGCTTGGGTGCTTGGGGTGATCTTAGATATCTTACTGGGAGCACATTTAGGCGTGCGCGCCCTGTCGATGTCGCTGGTTGTATACGTGGTGGTATTACATTTTCAACGACTACGCAATTTCCCCATGTGGCAACAAGCCTTAATGATAGCCAGTCTGGTTTGTTTACACCATTTAGTCGTGTTTTGGGTCCAGTTTGTGGTGTCGACGGTATCGTTCGATGAAAGCATATTTTTACCCGCTATTTCAGGTTTGATTATCTGGCCTTGGATATTTTGGATGTTACGTCGATTACGGCGTTTGTATAAGGTGAGATAA
- a CDS encoding YhdP family protein, producing the protein MSRKFCPRKFSRFCWQILAIILVLFALVVSLFRGLLPQLDEVRTELVRYVEQQYQIQVNVGQLAAEWQAFGPALTVKKLVIPPQEHLPFSSVVNAVHIKFDFWDSLLTRTPQIENVIFDGVQVALDIDKLNTSSGAASVQKADTDWVYQLLLEQLERFSIKQASLQLLSKNHDYRPIFVKDLKWYNSTNLHRGEGKLYLDEEASEVELLSLQLDIKGSGNRPDELKGQVYLAAQSLDLGEWASRQQNPYDEKEKLALEGVINLQAWMNLSHRSIDSGLIEFSPSWLEWSLSDQLQRFEVKAGQLEWLPTLEGWRLSSRDLAFESNQTPWSELLFIVEKREQAVFSYLNTLNTSSLLPLLPLVPGVELSTLNTWQKLNPTGDINAIKLTKFVDQAPQLSLAVQQLSWTGDASIPGSAPIDLDLGWADESVYISVPEQDYLLDFSGGFKAPLSLVGKAFDAKFYLPEQALIIPKLQLSNPDISVDASVRLDLGERTHLALLSDLKITDVAQVGKYLPLKGMSPGLVAYLEKGLVAGNLPDGKLVWHGDLAGYPYQDHSGVFQASFTIEQAEFEFQPDWPSVTELNLSALFENERMDLTINRGDLMDVVVDGAKIAIPQLGARSLLEVTAALQTQGWAATQVIQASPLADSVGSTLSVVQINGEVAASLDLKIPLYNARPGEVVKEDIKGVVKFDSTPVYITEPGVQLGAVSGEVSFVNEVVKGQDISATLFQQPISFDFETGNVGRNYGLNLDMKGAWQLAELSDELANPLQDFYSGELDWDGSLTLVFDPTGYRIQAQVSTDLLGVDLALPAPFTKSKNEARKLSAELIGDNKQSSLGIKLGKQMEFWGGFDQESGNQLAHYDLLLGRLFKPGDQLKKEQGHLQLDIAKTDLTPWLPIINRFTASPSVSLVNKQTSASIDTQVVVDEAISAESVVAEELASEALAVEIVNDSTHKAFFPPLVSIDADIAHFNLMGQALTDLEMTARPTAESWRFEAKSNELDGRVDFYPDWATQGLKLVASKFHLAPTIKDQSNADFQTVTVLDNLPPLAIDVDEFSFYGSPLGHLVLQGSPVNNSYQIQTVSLTTPEVKLRGKGVWKNENNENITQFDVKLTATKFDALSAIVDMDPGLKDAPVEVSAEVSWLGAPYQFSVESLNGLVSFDLGKGHLSEVSDKGARIFSLFSLDSLLRKLSLDFSDVFGKGLYFNSFTGTLNIDDGVVKTRDTEMDAVAGNMKVRGYTDLMTESLNYDIRFVPQLASSVPTVVLLTTGGWTLGLGAFALTKVLEPVIEVISEIRFQLTGTMAEPKLEELGRKSKEIEIPESILPRKPEAEKIPDSDEPAVQQPNSGVEIPATNVIEMPNFKESERIEKDVQDANQPTTVPKQSRHIEESGVYRVAA; encoded by the coding sequence GTGTCACGTAAATTTTGTCCCCGAAAGTTCAGCCGGTTCTGCTGGCAAATTTTAGCGATCATACTCGTGTTATTTGCACTAGTAGTGAGCTTATTTAGGGGACTGTTACCTCAGCTCGATGAAGTGAGAACTGAGTTGGTTCGTTATGTCGAACAGCAGTATCAGATCCAAGTTAATGTTGGGCAATTGGCCGCAGAATGGCAAGCTTTTGGTCCCGCATTAACCGTTAAAAAATTGGTTATCCCGCCTCAAGAGCACTTACCATTTTCCTCAGTGGTCAATGCTGTCCATATCAAGTTCGATTTCTGGGACAGCCTGCTCACCAGAACACCTCAAATTGAGAATGTTATCTTCGATGGTGTTCAGGTGGCATTGGATATCGATAAGCTCAATACCAGTTCTGGCGCTGCCAGCGTGCAGAAAGCCGACACTGATTGGGTTTATCAGTTACTGCTTGAACAACTAGAGCGTTTCTCAATTAAACAAGCAAGTTTACAGCTGCTAAGCAAGAATCATGACTATCGTCCTATCTTTGTTAAAGACCTAAAGTGGTATAACTCGACAAACCTCCACCGTGGAGAGGGTAAGTTATATCTCGATGAGGAAGCGTCGGAGGTTGAGCTATTATCCTTGCAGCTCGATATTAAGGGGAGTGGCAATCGCCCCGATGAGCTTAAGGGGCAAGTTTACTTAGCGGCTCAGTCATTAGATCTGGGTGAGTGGGCGTCGAGGCAGCAAAATCCCTATGATGAGAAAGAGAAGCTGGCATTAGAAGGTGTCATCAATCTACAGGCTTGGATGAACCTGAGTCATAGATCTATTGATTCAGGCTTAATCGAGTTCTCCCCAAGTTGGCTAGAATGGAGCTTGAGTGATCAGTTGCAACGATTTGAAGTTAAAGCGGGTCAGTTGGAATGGTTACCGACTCTGGAGGGCTGGCGTCTCAGTAGTCGCGATCTTGCGTTCGAATCAAATCAAACACCTTGGTCTGAGCTTCTCTTTATAGTAGAAAAACGAGAGCAAGCTGTCTTTAGTTATCTCAATACACTTAATACCAGCTCACTGTTACCTCTACTTCCTCTGGTTCCGGGAGTGGAACTGTCTACGTTGAATACCTGGCAAAAGCTCAATCCGACCGGTGATATTAACGCGATTAAGTTGACTAAATTTGTCGATCAGGCGCCGCAGCTATCTTTAGCTGTGCAGCAACTGAGTTGGACGGGTGATGCTAGTATTCCCGGTAGCGCACCGATAGACCTAGATCTAGGTTGGGCAGATGAATCGGTTTACATCTCAGTGCCTGAGCAAGATTATCTGTTAGATTTTAGCGGTGGATTTAAAGCGCCACTTTCCTTAGTAGGGAAGGCATTCGATGCTAAGTTTTATCTGCCTGAGCAAGCGTTAATTATTCCCAAGCTGCAATTGAGTAATCCAGATATTTCGGTCGATGCATCAGTTCGGTTAGATCTTGGTGAGCGAACACACTTAGCCCTATTGAGTGACTTGAAGATCACAGACGTTGCACAAGTCGGTAAATATTTACCGTTAAAGGGAATGAGTCCTGGTTTAGTCGCATATTTAGAAAAGGGCTTAGTGGCCGGTAATCTCCCAGATGGTAAATTGGTTTGGCATGGTGATCTCGCTGGTTATCCTTATCAAGACCATTCTGGCGTTTTTCAGGCTAGTTTTACCATAGAGCAAGCGGAATTTGAGTTTCAGCCTGACTGGCCCAGTGTCACAGAGTTGAATCTATCGGCACTGTTTGAAAATGAGCGCATGGATCTCACCATCAATCGAGGCGATCTGATGGATGTGGTGGTCGATGGAGCGAAAATAGCCATCCCGCAATTAGGCGCTCGTTCACTGCTTGAGGTCACGGCAGCGCTACAGACTCAAGGGTGGGCTGCTACCCAAGTGATACAAGCATCTCCACTTGCAGATTCAGTAGGCTCGACCTTATCTGTGGTGCAGATTAACGGTGAAGTGGCTGCCAGCTTAGATCTTAAGATCCCACTTTATAATGCCAGGCCTGGTGAAGTCGTCAAAGAAGATATAAAAGGTGTGGTTAAATTTGATAGTACGCCAGTTTATATTACTGAGCCCGGGGTGCAACTCGGTGCCGTATCCGGCGAAGTGAGCTTCGTTAATGAAGTCGTTAAAGGCCAAGATATCTCAGCTACCTTGTTTCAACAGCCTATTTCTTTCGATTTTGAAACGGGTAATGTCGGCAGAAATTATGGCTTAAACCTTGATATGAAAGGCGCGTGGCAGCTCGCTGAATTATCAGATGAATTAGCCAATCCTTTGCAGGACTTTTATTCTGGTGAGTTAGACTGGGATGGTTCACTAACCTTAGTCTTTGACCCAACTGGCTATCGTATTCAAGCACAGGTTAGTACCGATTTATTGGGTGTCGATCTGGCGCTCCCCGCTCCATTTACTAAATCTAAAAATGAAGCGAGAAAGCTGTCAGCAGAATTAATTGGTGATAACAAGCAATCATCTCTCGGCATTAAGTTAGGTAAGCAGATGGAATTTTGGGGAGGGTTTGATCAAGAGTCTGGCAATCAACTTGCCCATTATGATCTATTGCTTGGAAGGCTTTTTAAGCCCGGTGATCAACTTAAGAAAGAGCAGGGTCATCTACAACTAGACATAGCAAAAACTGACTTGACACCTTGGCTGCCTATTATCAATCGCTTTACCGCATCACCGAGCGTTAGCTTAGTGAATAAACAGACTTCTGCCTCTATTGATACTCAAGTCGTCGTTGATGAAGCTATATCCGCTGAGAGTGTAGTGGCAGAAGAGCTCGCCTCAGAAGCATTAGCTGTAGAAATAGTGAATGATTCAACTCATAAAGCCTTCTTCCCGCCTTTAGTGAGTATCGATGCCGATATTGCTCATTTTAACCTAATGGGGCAAGCGCTGACAGATCTTGAGATGACAGCAAGGCCTACTGCTGAGAGCTGGCGTTTTGAGGCAAAGTCTAATGAGCTCGATGGCAGAGTTGATTTTTATCCTGATTGGGCGACACAAGGCCTTAAGTTGGTGGCTTCTAAGTTCCACCTAGCACCGACAATAAAAGATCAGTCAAATGCTGATTTCCAAACCGTGACAGTACTAGACAACCTTCCCCCGTTAGCCATAGATGTGGATGAGTTCTCCTTCTATGGCAGTCCGTTAGGTCATCTGGTGCTGCAAGGTTCGCCAGTGAATAATAGTTATCAGATCCAAACCGTGTCTTTGACAACTCCTGAGGTCAAACTGAGGGGGAAAGGCGTTTGGAAAAACGAGAATAATGAAAATATTACCCAGTTTGATGTGAAACTTACTGCCACTAAGTTTGATGCGTTATCGGCAATCGTGGATATGGATCCAGGTCTTAAGGATGCTCCGGTAGAGGTGAGTGCTGAAGTATCATGGCTAGGAGCGCCTTATCAGTTTTCTGTAGAATCGCTCAATGGCTTAGTATCATTTGATTTAGGCAAGGGACATCTGTCGGAAGTCAGTGATAAAGGGGCGCGTATATTTTCACTCTTTAGCTTAGACTCTCTGCTGAGAAAGCTGTCATTAGATTTCTCAGACGTGTTTGGTAAAGGTTTATATTTTAACTCTTTTACCGGTACCTTGAATATTGACGACGGTGTGGTGAAAACTCGGGATACAGAGATGGATGCGGTAGCGGGCAATATGAAAGTCAGAGGTTATACAGACCTGATGACAGAGAGCCTGAATTACGATATTCGATTTGTACCGCAACTTGCCTCTAGTGTGCCGACCGTTGTTTTGTTGACTACAGGTGGCTGGACCTTGGGGCTTGGCGCATTTGCATTAACCAAGGTACTTGAACCTGTCATAGAGGTTATTTCTGAAATACGCTTTCAACTAACGGGTACTATGGCTGAGCCAAAACTTGAAGAGCTTGGGCGTAAGAGTAAGGAGATTGAGATCCCTGAATCTATATTACCCCGTAAGCCAGAAGCTGAAAAAATTCCTGATAGTGATGAGCCCGCCGTTCAACAGCCCAATTCAGGTGTCGAAATACCTGCGACAAATGTGATAGAGATGCCTAACTTTAAAGAAAGTGAGCGCATAGAAAAGGATGTACAAGATGCAAATCAACCTACTACAGTGCCAAAGCAGTCAAGACATATCGAAGAATCTGGCGTATATCGAGTCGCAGCTTAG